The stretch of DNA CCGATGCTCTGGCCCGACCCTGCCCAGCACGACCGGCTCCTCGAGATCCGCGACAACCTCCTCGCCCGCATCGCCGAGGCCGAACGCGAAGGCTGGCTCGGCGAGATCGAGGGCTTGCAGGTCAGTCTCGCCGGAGCCGAGGACAAACTCGCCCAAGCTCAACGTCGCCGCACAGGCCAACCGACCGTCTCTCTCGGGTTGCCCTCCACCAAGAGAAATTGATCATCACCGACACCTCCGAGCATCCCCTTGGGCGAGTTCAGAGAATACGCGGTGACCGTGCTGACCTGCCAGCAAGCGGACCCAGCAACAAAGGGCGGGGTGAAGCGTCCGTGAAGCTCGCCAAGGCCGACACCGTGCCGAAGGACACCAACCCCCGCGGCGAATAAGCCTCGTTCGCCGAACTGGAGGCAGCCCGAGCGGCATTCGTGGACGAGGTGAACAACCGTGAGCATCGGGTGACCCGGCGCAAACCGTCGGCCATGCTGGCCGAGGAGGCCCCGCGGTTGCACCTGATCCCCAGTACCGCCCGCACGGTCGTGTTCGGGCTAGCCCGCACGGTTCCGGAGAACACCCCGACGGCCGCGTTCGAGAATGCCAAATACTCGGTCCCTGCGCATCGGTTCGGGGCCCGGGTGTTCGTACGCAGCCATGCGCCCGGGCCCGGCGAGCAGGTCATCATAGTCCACCATGGCACTTCCGGCCAGGTTGAAGTCGCCTGCCACGACAGGGCACGGCCCGGCAGCCCTGCCATCAACGATGAGCCATTCTCCGCGGCCAAGACCCGAATCTTCGGCGAGCATGACGTGAGGGCCCGCAGCGCGGACGAGGCCGCCATTCCTTACCATCGGCGAGGGCGCTAGGGCCTGGCTGCCGAGGCCGCCGTGGCCGGGACGGCAGGGATCAACGTGAAAATGGCCGAAGCCCTCACGATGGCTAAAGACGCCAACATTGCCCAGATCGACCGGGCCCGGGGCGACGCTGCACTGCCCGGCCGCTTCGCCACCCGGACCCGGCCTCGATCCTGAACGTCAACATCCGCCGCACCACCACGCACGTCGCCAACGATGCGACCTCCCTGACCCAGGCAACAGGCGCCTGGGCAGCGATCGGCGACCCAACCGCCAGCAATGCCACCGCGGAGGATGCCCGATGGGCCGGGTCACCACGACCAACACCGCCGCTCCACGACTGCCCGCGGATCTGGAGGTCCTGATGCGGTCCCTGAAAATGACCCCTGCCCGGGCGCTGGCCCCGGAACTGATCGCGGCTGCCCGGGCGCAGCGCCGGGAACCGGTCGAGGATATCAAGGCACTCGTCGCCGAAGAAGCCGCCGGACGGGCCCGGTCCATGCTCGCCTCCCGCCGGAAGGCCGCAGGCTTCCCGGCCGGGAAAACCTTCGACGCATGGGACCCCGCCGTATCCTCCGTCCCGGCCCCGATCCGGCAGACGTTGGGGGCCGTGGAATGGATCACCCGGCGGGAGAACCTCATAGTCTGCGGCGGCTCCGTCACCGGGAAGACGTTCTTTCTCGAAGCCCTCGGCGTCCTGATACGGGTCCACCGCGCCGATGACAGCGTCACCCGGGCTGTGTCCTGGATCCTGCGCGCCGAGCTTGTGGTCATTGACGATATGGGCCGGTGGCAATGGACGCCGGCGAAGGCCTCTACAGGGTCGTTGACCGGCTGCTGCACCACGCACACGTGTGTCAGACCAGCGGCGATTCCGTCCGCCTCACCCAGGCCCTCGCCCGAAAGGGAGTAACCCGGGTGAACTGACCAGCCCAACGATGGCCAACCCCGCCGGCACCCGGGGTCATTCCCGCGACAGGATCGCAGTGATGTTCGCCCCCGGTCAGCGCTGTGGGGCAAACACGCGTCCGGTCGACGCTGCCCGTCTACAGCAGATGGTTCAACAGCGGAAGCAGTGCACGGCCCTCCTTCTTGTTGCCGATATTCCAGTTCGACTACTTCGCGGAAGCACTGTTGGTCCCGCAATCGGGCCCCCACCACGGAAACTCTGCTGACGTCAGAGCGCCCGCCGGGACGACAAAACCCAGAACCATCGTTTCAACCGGCGGCCCGCGATTGCCTCGGCATAGGCGCAAGCTGGACTAGATCGATTAGGAGCAGGCTGTTTTGGCGTAGCTTTACCAGTTCCTGTGCGAGTTTCCCTCGAGAATGGGCCCCTCCTGCAGGCGGGCCACGCACCCGCTCGCAGGGCCGAAGAGGACCCCGGGATTGGCGGCCTTGGCGGCCTTGATCCGCAGCCGGGAGGCCTCGCGTTGGGCGAGTCTTCACGGGAGAGGAAGGGATCAGATCTTCCTCGTGCGACCAGACTGCGTCCCGGGAATGGTCCCCCAGCCGACCGAATCCACCGCTGACGTTCCGGCGCATCATCGCGACCCGGACCACTCGGACGGGATCTGTCACCGCCGGGTGACGGCCCGGATCCGGACGC from Arthrobacter sp. PAMC25564 encodes:
- a CDS encoding ATP-binding protein; protein product: MGRVTTTNTAAPRLPADLEVLMRSLKMTPARALAPELIAAARAQRREPVEDIKALVAEEAAGRARSMLASRRKAAGFPAGKTFDAWDPAVSSVPAPIRQTLGAVEWITRRENLIVCGGSVTGKTFFLEALGVLIRVHRADDSVTRAVSWILRAELVVIDDMGRWQWTPAKASTGSLTGCCTTHTCVRPAAIPSASPRPSPERE